From a single Populus nigra chromosome 18, ddPopNigr1.1, whole genome shotgun sequence genomic region:
- the LOC133678218 gene encoding protein PHLOEM PROTEIN 2-LIKE A9-like, with amino-acid sequence MSSNKPHYEAECDEIVKRDSQRWTFRPRGFNIIWGHDERYWNLPKKGTDDPAELVQVCWLELTGTTKDSLPDGKYEIKFKLEVKPGAFGLSNSPIFMMAKVGKRGRYKWNKIKLQEKNSDNRTVTVEPTFQIEVKGSTDDNKLYFGLYEVWTGKWKGGLLIHKATVDPVGP; translated from the exons ATGTCTTCAAATAAACCACATTACGAGGCAGAGTGTGATGAAATAGTGAAAAGA GATAGCCAAAGGTGGACATTTAGACCGAGGGGCTTCAACATCATATGGGGCCACGACGAACGCTACTGGAACTTGCCTAAGAAAGG CACGGACGATCCAGCAGAGCTAGTTCAAGTGTGTTGGCTTGAACTAACAGGTACAACGAAGGACTCTCTACCAGATGGGAAGTacgaaattaaattcaaattagagGTGAAACCAGGTGCATTTGGATTGAGTAATAGTCCTATTTTCATGATGGCTAAGGTAGGGAAGAGGGGAAGATACAAATGGAACAAAATCAAACTACAAGAGAAAAACTCAGACAACAGAACTGTTACCGTAGAGCCCACGTTTCAGATTGAGGTTAAAGGAAGTACAGATGATAACAAGCTCTATTTTGGTTTGTATGAAGTGTGGACTGGGAAATGGAAGGGAGGTTTGCTAATTCACAAGGCCACAGTTGATCCAGTGGGACCTTGA